Proteins co-encoded in one Aerococcaceae bacterium DSM 111021 genomic window:
- a CDS encoding citrate transporter, with product MVATMGYSLIIVFMILIMWKKISPFVGLVFLPIIWAIVGQLLGLWNIDIGQAAMDGLMTTAQTGIMLFFAIYMFTIMIDAGLFDPLSNAMIRFAKGDPLKVMLATVALTAAVSLNGDGTTTMIIVCTAFVPIYKRLNLKMLDLAVLTMTSHSIINLLPWGGPTARAIAVMNVDEAEVMRGLTPMMIAGVIYMFIVAYVIGRGERKRLGVVNLSSNDLEKLMVIEDEETLEIRRPKNVWINAIIVFVAIGLLIANVVPSAIIFMVGTVIALLVNYGSMSLQKARIDNNASEANQVVMTVFGAGVFMGILQATGMNDGIASSLIAVVPESLSRFFGIIVALISAPGTYFLHNDAFYYGMMPILGEAGTAYGFTNLELTFASLMGQAFHLFSPLVPFAYVLLGMTGVEWGEWQKKGLVVSLGIFIIFVIVGAFTGVMPISL from the coding sequence ATGGTTGCTACGATGGGATATTCGTTAATAATTGTTTTCATGATTTTAATCATGTGGAAAAAAATCTCGCCATTTGTTGGGTTAGTTTTTCTACCAATTATATGGGCGATAGTGGGCCAACTGCTTGGTCTATGGAATATTGATATTGGACAAGCTGCGATGGATGGTCTGATGACTACTGCGCAGACAGGTATTATGTTATTTTTTGCAATTTATATGTTTACTATTATGATTGATGCGGGGCTATTCGATCCATTGTCCAATGCAATGATTCGCTTTGCTAAAGGGGATCCATTGAAAGTGATGTTAGCTACTGTAGCTTTAACTGCAGCAGTTTCATTGAATGGTGATGGAACAACAACAATGATTATTGTTTGTACGGCTTTTGTACCGATATACAAACGATTAAATTTAAAGATGTTAGATTTAGCTGTACTAACTATGACATCACATTCAATAATCAACTTACTACCATGGGGTGGGCCAACAGCACGTGCGATTGCTGTTATGAATGTAGATGAAGCTGAGGTTATGCGAGGATTAACACCAATGATGATTGCCGGTGTGATTTACATGTTTATTGTTGCTTATGTTATTGGACGTGGTGAACGTAAGCGTCTAGGAGTAGTAAATTTATCATCTAATGATTTAGAGAAATTAATGGTAATTGAAGATGAAGAAACACTTGAAATTCGTCGACCTAAAAATGTTTGGATAAATGCTATTATTGTTTTTGTGGCAATTGGTTTACTAATTGCAAACGTTGTGCCATCTGCTATTATTTTTATGGTTGGGACAGTGATTGCTTTACTTGTTAACTATGGTTCGATGTCTCTTCAAAAAGCACGAATTGATAATAACGCTAGTGAAGCGAATCAAGTTGTTATGACTGTGTTTGGTGCGGGGGTATTCATGGGAATACTACAGGCTACAGGTATGAATGATGGGATTGCATCAAGTTTAATTGCTGTGGTACCAGAAAGCTTGAGTCGCTTCTTTGGAATTATCGTTGCTCTAATATCAGCTCCTGGTACTTACTTCTTACATAACGATGCCTTTTATTATGGTATGATGCCGATCTTAGGAGAAGCGGGAACTGCTTATGGGTTTACAAATTTAGAATTAACATTTGCTTCATTAATGGGGCAAGCATTCCACTTATTCAGTCCATTAGTACCTTTCGCTTACGTATTATTAGGTATGACGGGAGTAGAGTGGGGCGAGTGGCAGAAAAAAGGTTTGGTTGTGTCACTAGGAATCTTTATTATTTTTGTTATAGTTGGAGCATTTACAGGTGTTATGCCAATATCTCTATAA
- the pepF gene encoding oligoendopeptidase F: MTESKVKAREQIDAKDQWDLTPLFASDQEFEDGYVKAEKNLDKITSYQGKLDENAETLSEAIDTLLDLGREVSNLGVYAHLKNDQDQTNPIYQKMNARTDQLYSKYSQVTSYFRPELLAIEENQLQEMIAKNDRLQELGQFIDDIARNREHVLPPEQELLLASASEVFGGATRIFGYLNNADFQFPTVKDAEGNQVQLTHGLYGKLLESTDRRVRKDTFEGFYSVYKQFENTLAQTLTTEIKTHNYYAKVRGFESARAAALFKNNIPESVYDTLLDTVSTRLNLLHRYVDLRKTLLNITDLEMYDMYTPLLGEPPITFTYEDAKEITLKALKPLGKEYLEIIQNAFDDQWIDVYENKGKRSGAYSSGTYDSKPYILLNWQDTINSLYTLVHELGHSAHSYLTHENQPYEYGSYSIFLAEIASTTNENLLTNYLLKTYEDKEVQRYVLNHFLDGLKGTVFRQTQFAEFEHFMHDQDAKGQPLTAEFLSESYKELNAKYYGPSVNSDSEIKNEWSRIPHFYMNYYVFQYATGFAAATAFADRIAEGDSEALSSYLGFLKSGKSQYAIDTMKTAGLDMTQSDYIEQTLDVFEQRLSEFEALLD; the protein is encoded by the coding sequence ATGACAGAATCAAAAGTAAAAGCAAGAGAACAAATTGATGCGAAAGATCAATGGGATTTAACGCCATTATTTGCGTCAGATCAAGAATTTGAAGATGGTTATGTTAAGGCCGAAAAGAATTTAGATAAGATCACATCTTACCAAGGTAAGCTTGATGAAAATGCAGAAACACTTAGTGAAGCCATTGATACTTTATTAGATTTAGGACGTGAAGTTTCTAACTTAGGTGTGTATGCACATTTGAAAAATGATCAAGATCAAACAAATCCGATATATCAAAAAATGAATGCGCGAACTGATCAACTTTATTCTAAATATAGTCAAGTTACTTCATATTTCCGACCAGAGTTACTAGCAATAGAAGAAAATCAGCTTCAAGAAATGATTGCTAAAAACGATAGACTTCAAGAATTAGGGCAATTTATTGACGATATTGCACGTAATCGTGAACACGTATTACCGCCAGAACAAGAACTTTTATTAGCAAGTGCTAGCGAGGTCTTTGGTGGAGCAACACGTATTTTTGGTTACTTAAATAATGCTGACTTTCAATTTCCTACAGTTAAAGATGCTGAAGGTAACCAAGTTCAATTGACTCATGGTTTATATGGTAAATTGTTAGAAAGTACTGACAGACGTGTGAGAAAAGATACGTTTGAAGGATTCTATTCAGTTTATAAACAATTTGAGAATACATTAGCTCAAACATTAACAACTGAAATTAAAACTCATAATTACTACGCTAAAGTAAGAGGGTTCGAGTCAGCGCGAGCAGCTGCCTTATTCAAGAATAATATTCCAGAATCAGTCTACGACACATTATTAGATACTGTAAGTACGCGTCTTAACTTATTACACCGTTATGTAGATTTGCGTAAAACATTACTGAATATTACTGATTTAGAAATGTACGATATGTACACACCATTACTTGGAGAACCTCCAATTACCTTTACTTATGAAGATGCGAAAGAAATCACATTAAAAGCTCTTAAACCTTTAGGTAAAGAATATTTAGAAATTATTCAGAATGCTTTTGATGACCAGTGGATTGATGTTTATGAGAATAAAGGTAAACGTAGTGGAGCTTATTCATCAGGAACTTACGATAGTAAACCTTATATTTTATTAAATTGGCAAGATACCATTAATTCATTATATACATTAGTTCATGAACTAGGCCATAGTGCTCATAGCTATCTAACACACGAGAATCAACCTTATGAATATGGAAGTTATTCAATATTCTTGGCAGAAATTGCATCAACAACGAACGAAAACTTATTAACGAATTATCTGTTGAAAACGTATGAAGATAAAGAAGTTCAACGTTATGTTCTTAATCATTTCTTAGATGGATTAAAAGGAACAGTTTTCCGTCAAACACAGTTTGCAGAGTTTGAGCACTTTATGCATGATCAAGATGCGAAAGGACAGCCTTTAACAGCTGAGTTTCTTTCAGAAAGTTATAAAGAATTAAACGCTAAATATTACGGACCTTCTGTGAATTCAGATTCAGAAATTAAGAACGAGTGGAGTCGTATACCTCACTTCTACATGAATTACTATGTTTTTCAGTATGCAACTGGTTTTGCTGCAGCGACTGCTTTTGCTGATCGTATTGCAGAAGGTGATTCTGAAGCATTGAGTAGTTATTTAGGCTTCCTAAAATCAGGTAAAAGTCAATACGCGATTGATACTATGAAGACCGCTGGTCTAGATATGACCCAATCTGATTATATTGAACAAACATTAGATGTATTTGAACAAAGATTATCTGAGTTTGAAGCACTATTAGACTAA
- a CDS encoding adaptor protein MecA, with protein MEMEHINENLIKVLIRQEDLEERGIDFLDLIGDQSSIESFFYSILEEVDVDKHFQGSEAVTFQVMPNQNGLELYISRTNFDEMDEIWEDELTKHLIERKRKMNDKKSNQDENKSEKTILDLFDNQDKNKDAEIKQSVEGEIIKFANLEDFLNLSREVTTDLIHADLYHMNSNYFLVIDFVDSSIVEEYAYNKLLTMLEYGEKVKVTESVLQEHGEVLRSKDALKYFGENF; from the coding sequence ATGGAAATGGAACACATTAATGAAAATTTAATTAAGGTGTTAATACGACAGGAAGATTTGGAAGAGCGTGGAATAGACTTTTTAGATTTGATAGGTGATCAATCGAGTATTGAGAGCTTTTTCTACTCGATATTAGAAGAGGTAGATGTTGATAAGCATTTTCAAGGCTCAGAAGCTGTCACTTTCCAAGTAATGCCTAATCAAAATGGTTTAGAATTATATATAAGCCGAACAAATTTTGATGAAATGGATGAAATATGGGAAGATGAATTAACAAAACATCTCATAGAGCGTAAACGAAAAATGAATGATAAAAAATCAAACCAAGATGAGAATAAATCAGAAAAAACAATTTTAGATTTATTTGATAACCAAGATAAGAACAAAGATGCTGAAATCAAACAATCTGTTGAAGGTGAAATTATAAAATTCGCTAACTTAGAGGATTTTCTTAATTTATCACGAGAAGTAACTACCGATTTAATTCATGCTGATCTTTATCATATGAATTCAAATTATTTCTTAGTAATTGATTTTGTCGATTCTTCAATTGTTGAGGAGTATGCATACAATAAACTATTAACAATGCTTGAATATGGTGAGAAAGTCAAAGTGACTGAGTCAGTACTCCAAGAACACGGTGAAGTGTTAAGAAGTAAAGATGCTTTGAAATATTTTGGAGAGAATTTCTAA
- the spxA gene encoding transcriptional regulator Spx: MVTLYITPSCTSCRKARTWLEENEIPYEERNIFTEPLSTTEIKSILRMTENGTEDIVSTRSKAYSELDVELSEIPLNDFFGMIQEKPGLLRRPIIIDDKRLQIGYNEDEIRRFLPRAVRALELQKARALVNE; encoded by the coding sequence ATGGTTACTTTATACATCACTCCAAGCTGTACTTCATGTCGAAAAGCTCGCACATGGTTAGAAGAAAATGAAATTCCTTACGAGGAGCGTAATATTTTTACTGAGCCATTATCAACTACAGAAATTAAGTCAATTTTACGTATGACAGAAAACGGAACAGAGGATATTGTCTCTACACGTTCAAAAGCATATTCTGAATTAGATGTAGAATTAAGTGAAATTCCTTTAAATGATTTCTTTGGTATGATCCAAGAAAAGCCTGGGCTATTACGTCGTCCGATTATCATTGATGATAAACGACTACAAATTGGATATAACGAAGACGAAATTCGTCGTTTCTTACCACGAGCAGTTCGTGCATTAGAGTTACAAAAAGCACGCGCATTGGTTAACGAGTAA
- a CDS encoding GNAT family N-acetyltransferase: protein MTIRLATKKDFDEIMDNYLIMTEYPGQVDSGAGWVNGIYPDDNMIQDAVDNNQYYVYELDNTIVGGMIINEAYTDGYESVEWQIAAREGEFISIHALGVMPTARGKGIAKKLVKFAQDYGKTHNYKAIRIDVYGVNEAGKKLYPSTGFVLVDTVELYYEDTGLAEYLMYEYII, encoded by the coding sequence ATGACGATAAGGTTAGCTACAAAGAAAGACTTTGATGAAATAATGGATAATTATTTAATTATGACAGAATATCCAGGACAAGTGGATTCTGGTGCTGGCTGGGTCAATGGTATATATCCTGATGATAATATGATTCAAGATGCTGTTGATAACAACCAATATTATGTCTATGAATTAGACAATACAATAGTTGGTGGAATGATTATTAACGAAGCTTATACAGATGGCTATGAGAGTGTAGAATGGCAAATAGCAGCTCGTGAGGGTGAATTTATATCTATTCATGCGCTGGGTGTTATGCCAACTGCTAGAGGAAAAGGAATCGCAAAGAAACTCGTTAAGTTTGCTCAAGATTACGGGAAGACCCATAATTATAAAGCAATTCGAATCGATGTTTACGGTGTTAATGAAGCAGGGAAGAAATTATATCCATCTACTGGTTTTGTATTAGTCGATACAGTGGAATTATATTACGAGGATACTGGTTTAGCAGAATATTTAATGTACGAATACATCATTTAG
- a CDS encoding aromatic acid exporter family protein: MKIGARVLKTGLAISLATYLSMLLIPDNSAALAAIAAVTTTMPSVKKSFDMFTRRLVGNIIGGLVAVFMLFAIGSNPVAIGIAAVVTIAVLNALGLSDVLSLAVITVVAVMLSSLDNYYLAALYRVLETTIGVIVSFIINWLVYPPQHDKPFYSTLVNLTNEVLIFIRATLRKNVTFSILHRDIQWARKEYSSLTNLFDLMNNEVTFSKSERMGKARRLVIYRQMIKTTKTVIDLLDALHSNDHVFQSFPVDLRIMLREHIETLMVGHEQILLKFSGRVSASEVNYIHSQKDFKLEFMKRFFDQAWDELEADSSYENDSNGVIHIMSATYNYEESLIKLNNIIRIYKERYIEYHDEDEQLGNEHF; encoded by the coding sequence ATGAAAATTGGCGCGCGGGTCTTAAAAACAGGACTAGCGATTTCACTTGCGACATACTTATCCATGCTACTCATTCCAGATAATAGTGCAGCTTTAGCTGCGATTGCCGCAGTAACAACAACGATGCCCTCTGTAAAAAAGTCTTTCGATATGTTTACTCGTCGATTAGTCGGTAATATTATCGGTGGTCTCGTGGCTGTATTTATGTTATTTGCAATAGGTAGTAATCCAGTTGCAATTGGTATTGCTGCTGTAGTAACAATTGCAGTTTTAAATGCCTTAGGTTTGTCTGATGTTTTATCTTTAGCAGTCATCACTGTGGTAGCAGTGATGTTGTCTTCACTTGATAATTACTACCTAGCTGCCCTATACCGTGTCTTAGAAACAACGATTGGGGTAATTGTATCTTTTATCATTAATTGGTTAGTGTACCCACCTCAACATGATAAACCCTTCTATTCAACTTTAGTCAATCTAACAAACGAAGTCTTAATATTTATCCGAGCTACTTTAAGAAAGAATGTAACCTTTTCAATTTTACATCGAGATATTCAGTGGGCCAGAAAAGAATATTCGTCTTTAACTAATTTGTTTGATTTGATGAACAATGAAGTGACATTTTCAAAATCTGAACGAATGGGTAAAGCTAGACGTTTAGTGATATACCGTCAGATGATAAAAACTACTAAAACTGTCATCGATTTATTGGACGCACTTCATTCCAATGATCATGTATTCCAAAGTTTCCCAGTTGATTTGCGCATTATGCTTCGTGAGCATATCGAAACACTAATGGTAGGTCATGAACAAATCCTTCTTAAATTCAGTGGTCGCGTTTCAGCGAGTGAAGTAAATTATATTCACTCTCAAAAAGACTTTAAATTAGAATTTATGAAGCGATTCTTTGATCAAGCTTGGGATGAGTTGGAAGCTGATAGTAGTTATGAAAATGATAGTAACGGTGTTATTCATATTATGTCAGCTACTTACAATTACGAAGAATCTCTGATTAAGCTGAATAATATTATTAGAATCTATAAAGAACGTTACATTGAATACCATGATGAAGATGAACAACTTGGTAATGAACATTTCTAA
- the gcvPB gene encoding aminomethyl-transferring glycine dehydrogenase subunit GcvPB: MAMLKEYNDLIFEISQPGHVSYDLPENDVPTHDLTKDLPEYLIRQDDAKLPEVSELQLVRHYTALSTKNFGIESGPYPLGSCTMKYNPKVNETIAALDGFSQIHPQQEMETAQGALELLYNLQDHLAEITGMDSISLQPAAGAHGELAAILMFKAFHEANGEGAQRKNIIVPDSAHGTNPATATVAGYESIEIPSTSEGIIDIVALKQVVNEETAGIMLTNPNTAGLYERDIQQIVDIVHEAGGLAYYDGANSNAIMGISNPGTMGFDAVHLNLHKTFTGPHGGGGPGSGPIGVKAFLEPFLPVPRIEKADNLFVINSEYPQSIGRIKGNFGNFGVNVRAYSYIRTMGAKGLTQVSKDAVLNSNYLKERIKNYYDVPFAQHCMHEFVVSCKQQKTQYNVNAKDVGKRLLDYGIHSPTTYFPLIVEECLMIEPTETESIRELDQIADAFINIAKEIMEDPEKVKQAPYLTSVRRLDETTAARKPILTYQASLQN; this comes from the coding sequence ATGGCCATGCTTAAAGAATACAATGATTTAATCTTTGAAATTTCACAGCCAGGCCATGTCAGCTATGATCTCCCTGAAAATGACGTACCAACGCATGATTTAACAAAAGACTTGCCAGAGTACTTAATTCGTCAGGATGATGCGAAATTACCAGAAGTGTCGGAACTACAATTAGTAAGACATTATACAGCTTTGTCGACTAAAAACTTTGGAATTGAATCAGGACCTTATCCACTTGGATCATGTACGATGAAGTATAATCCAAAAGTGAATGAAACGATTGCAGCGTTAGATGGATTCAGTCAGATTCATCCACAACAAGAAATGGAAACGGCTCAAGGCGCCCTGGAATTGTTATATAACTTACAAGACCATCTTGCAGAAATTACGGGAATGGATAGTATTTCCTTACAACCTGCTGCAGGTGCCCATGGAGAACTCGCTGCGATTTTAATGTTTAAAGCATTCCATGAAGCAAATGGTGAAGGCGCACAGCGTAAGAATATAATTGTTCCCGATTCAGCCCATGGAACAAATCCAGCAACCGCAACAGTTGCTGGTTACGAATCAATTGAAATTCCATCTACAAGTGAAGGAATTATCGATATTGTAGCCTTAAAACAAGTAGTTAATGAAGAGACAGCGGGAATAATGTTAACGAACCCGAATACTGCTGGTCTATATGAGCGAGATATTCAACAAATTGTAGATATTGTTCATGAAGCTGGTGGTTTAGCTTACTATGACGGAGCCAATTCCAATGCAATTATGGGGATATCAAATCCTGGAACAATGGGATTCGATGCGGTTCATTTGAACTTACATAAGACTTTTACTGGACCTCATGGTGGTGGAGGACCAGGGTCAGGACCTATTGGAGTAAAGGCGTTCTTAGAACCTTTCTTACCTGTTCCTAGAATTGAAAAGGCAGACAATCTGTTTGTGATTAATTCAGAGTACCCTCAAAGTATTGGTCGAATTAAGGGGAACTTTGGTAACTTTGGAGTCAATGTTCGTGCATATTCTTATATTAGAACAATGGGAGCAAAAGGTCTGACTCAAGTTTCTAAAGATGCAGTCCTAAACTCAAATTACCTTAAAGAACGTATCAAAAATTATTATGATGTACCATTTGCTCAGCACTGTATGCATGAGTTTGTAGTGAGTTGTAAGCAACAAAAAACTCAGTATAATGTGAATGCGAAAGATGTTGGTAAACGTCTCTTAGACTATGGTATTCATTCACCTACGACCTATTTCCCGCTTATTGTAGAGGAATGCCTGATGATTGAACCAACCGAAACAGAATCAATCCGAGAATTAGATCAAATTGCAGATGCGTTTATTAATATAGCTAAAGAAATTATGGAAGATCCAGAAAAAGTTAAACAAGCTCCTTACTTAACATCAGTAAGAAGATTGGACGAAACAACAGCTGCTCGTAAGCCAATCCTAACTTACCAAGCAAGTTTACAAAATTAA
- the trpS gene encoding tryptophan--tRNA ligase, which yields MKEKVFSGVQPSGIPTIGNYIGAMKGFVDLQNSYDAIYSVVNQHAITVPQDPKLLKQMTRQLAALYLAIGIDPNKAILFVQSDVPAHAQIAWIIQCMTGLGELERMTQFKDKATKQEAVNAGLLAYPTLMVGDIVLYDAKFVPVGDDQKQHLELTRNFVDRFNSRFGDNLLVKPEPLIPEEGGRIMSLQDPTSKMSKSDTNTKSFVSMLDTPKQITKKIKSAVTDSLGTVNYDKENQPAIANLLQIYASFSGKSIDSIVADYSGQGYGNFKGDLADLVVSNLEPIQDRYETLLTSSDLDDILHDGAKKASVIAETTLARVEKAIGLTY from the coding sequence ATGAAAGAAAAAGTTTTTTCGGGAGTTCAACCTTCTGGGATACCAACAATTGGAAATTATATAGGTGCAATGAAAGGGTTCGTTGATTTACAAAATTCTTATGATGCTATTTATTCTGTGGTAAACCAACATGCAATCACAGTCCCACAAGATCCTAAACTTTTAAAACAAATGACCCGTCAACTTGCTGCATTGTACTTAGCCATCGGAATTGATCCAAATAAAGCTATATTATTCGTTCAATCTGATGTCCCTGCTCATGCACAAATCGCTTGGATTATCCAGTGTATGACTGGTTTAGGTGAATTAGAACGTATGACTCAATTTAAGGACAAGGCAACAAAACAAGAAGCAGTCAATGCTGGATTACTTGCTTATCCTACATTAATGGTAGGTGATATCGTCTTATATGATGCTAAGTTCGTACCAGTTGGTGACGATCAGAAACAACATTTAGAATTAACACGTAATTTTGTAGACCGTTTTAACTCACGCTTTGGTGACAACTTATTAGTGAAACCAGAACCACTTATTCCTGAAGAAGGCGGACGTATTATGAGTCTGCAAGACCCTACGAGCAAGATGAGTAAGTCTGATACTAATACGAAATCGTTCGTATCAATGTTAGATACTCCAAAACAAATTACTAAAAAAATCAAGAGTGCTGTGACTGATTCACTAGGTACAGTTAACTATGACAAAGAAAATCAACCTGCTATCGCAAATTTACTCCAAATATATGCAAGTTTCAGTGGTAAATCAATTGATTCAATTGTTGCTGACTATAGTGGACAAGGTTACGGAAACTTTAAAGGTGATTTAGCTGATCTTGTTGTTTCTAATCTTGAACCTATTCAAGATCGCTACGAAACTTTATTGACGAGCTCTGATTTAGATGACATCTTACATGATGGTGCTAAAAAAGCTTCGGTTATTGCAGAAACTACATTAGCTCGTGTTGAGAAAGCAATCGGTCTTACTTATTAA
- a CDS encoding DsbA family oxidoreductase yields the protein MKITIWSDFVCPFCYIAEEHLRQALDIFEGKDDVTVEYNSFQLDPTGKHNPDLNYYETFSQLKGMPNEKVQQMMESVKNMAKEVDLPINYDNAKYANTLNAHRVFQYAKVKGLGNEYFTRFYKAHFVDGLNLEDSETIEMLSVEVGLNLDEVKSILNDNQVNHQEVQRDISTAGSIGVQGVPFFVFNNQYAVSGAQPVEVFKNVLDQVASES from the coding sequence ATGAAAATTACAATTTGGTCTGATTTTGTTTGTCCGTTCTGCTACATAGCGGAAGAGCACTTGAGGCAAGCACTAGATATATTTGAAGGAAAAGATGATGTAACTGTAGAATATAATAGTTTTCAATTAGATCCTACTGGAAAGCATAATCCAGACTTAAACTATTACGAGACTTTTTCACAATTAAAAGGAATGCCGAATGAGAAAGTTCAACAAATGATGGAAAGTGTTAAAAACATGGCTAAAGAAGTTGATTTGCCAATTAATTATGACAATGCAAAGTACGCTAATACATTGAACGCACACCGAGTATTTCAATACGCTAAAGTAAAAGGCTTAGGTAATGAGTATTTTACTCGTTTCTATAAAGCTCACTTTGTAGATGGATTGAATCTTGAAGATAGTGAGACAATCGAAATGTTAAGTGTTGAAGTAGGACTGAATCTGGATGAGGTCAAATCTATTTTAAATGATAACCAAGTGAATCATCAAGAAGTTCAACGAGATATTTCCACTGCGGGCTCAATTGGAGTTCAAGGCGTTCCTTTCTTTGTATTTAATAATCAATATGCAGTTTCAGGTGCTCAACCTGTAGAGGTCTTTAAAAATGTATTAGACCAAGTTGCATCAGAATCATAA
- a CDS encoding peptidoglycan binding domain-containing protein has translation MDKIRQFPKRYVIIAIVILLTLLIYFVGAFYFNSHFLPSTYAGPVEVSQMTSQRAAEAVEEDIEASTLIFNENENNIGYIELNQLDISAEVNELMSQSLDNQNGWIWPFAFFTGEKIVNIQDQIQINEDIVAGLVPSLGINNDDRDPTVDAMLVKSSDGTINISQEEYGNQVTKETLTQAIIQTIGKGSGQLNIEEAYVKPKELTESDSLIQRADTIETMKGTSITLEIDGNSVKIPQDQIVSWIYLDEENNPQVDQEAVEEYILSLNEQYAGLFLPRWFNSTYQGEVQVQPGTYGWFIDRYDEAALIVEDIHNGAQVTREPVIGGSGYGMGDYIGENYVEVDIAYQMMFIYRDGQLVLDTPIVSGIIGAETVPGAYQVWNMERDTDLVGYNTITEQDYVQPVSYWIAFDDQAQGIHDAGWQSSFGGNAYQTAGSLGCINTPPGMMGQVFELVEYGMPVIVF, from the coding sequence TTGGATAAAATTAGACAATTTCCTAAGCGATATGTCATTATTGCGATTGTAATTCTTTTAACTTTACTGATTTATTTTGTTGGTGCTTTTTACTTCAATTCACATTTTTTACCGAGTACTTATGCAGGGCCTGTTGAAGTTAGTCAGATGACATCACAAAGAGCTGCTGAGGCCGTAGAAGAAGATATTGAAGCAAGTACTTTGATTTTTAACGAAAATGAAAATAATATCGGGTATATAGAATTAAATCAACTAGATATAAGTGCTGAAGTGAATGAGTTGATGTCTCAGTCATTGGATAATCAGAACGGCTGGATATGGCCATTTGCGTTCTTTACTGGGGAAAAAATTGTTAATATACAAGATCAAATTCAAATCAATGAAGATATTGTGGCAGGGCTTGTTCCTAGTTTAGGAATTAATAATGACGATCGAGATCCAACGGTCGATGCTATGTTAGTGAAGAGTTCTGATGGTACTATTAATATTTCTCAAGAAGAATATGGAAATCAAGTAACAAAAGAAACGTTAACTCAAGCTATTATTCAGACAATTGGTAAAGGGAGCGGACAGTTAAATATTGAAGAGGCTTATGTTAAACCTAAGGAATTAACTGAAAGTGACAGCCTGATTCAACGAGCAGATACTATTGAAACAATGAAAGGTACATCGATCACTTTAGAAATTGATGGGAATTCAGTGAAGATACCTCAAGATCAAATTGTATCTTGGATTTATCTGGATGAGGAAAATAACCCACAAGTGGATCAAGAAGCAGTTGAAGAATATATTTTATCCTTAAATGAACAGTATGCAGGTTTATTCTTACCACGATGGTTTAATAGTACATACCAAGGTGAAGTACAGGTTCAACCAGGAACTTATGGATGGTTTATTGATCGTTATGATGAAGCGGCTTTAATTGTTGAAGATATTCATAATGGTGCTCAAGTTACTAGAGAACCGGTCATTGGTGGTAGTGGCTATGGTATGGGGGACTATATTGGTGAAAATTATGTCGAAGTGGATATAGCTTACCAAATGATGTTCATTTATAGGGATGGACAACTTGTGCTCGATACACCAATTGTTTCAGGAATCATTGGTGCTGAAACAGTTCCTGGAGCGTATCAAGTCTGGAATATGGAACGAGATACAGATTTAGTTGGATACAATACAATTACAGAACAAGATTACGTTCAGCCGGTTTCGTATTGGATTGCATTTGATGACCAAGCGCAAGGTATTCATGATGCTGGATGGCAATCTTCGTTCGGAGGAAATGCTTATCAAACTGCGGGATCACTAGGATGTATTAACACACCGCCGGGTATGATGGGGCAAGTATTTGAATTAGTTGAATATGGTATGCCAGTTATTGTATTTTAA